The genome window GCGGCGTGCGATCGCGCAATCCGATCAAATCCGACAAATCCACCGACTCATCCAAAGGCAACTTCAGCAAAATCTGCCACCGATAGCGATTTGCCACCCGCATAATCGCCGCAGGTGCAGGCCCCAACAACTCACACCCCGGTAGAGACAATCGCTCAATATACTCATGACAAACAGACGCCAATTGTACCGCCGTCACCGCAACTTCCGCCGCATCTACACTGCTCAACCGCAACAAAATCAGCCGCCCCGAAGGTGGATAATTCAGCGCCGATCTTTCTGCTAATTCTGTTTCCACAAAACCTGCATATTCGTGCCGCCTAACTGCTTGAATAACCCGGTGTTCGGGAGTGTAAGTTTGAATAATTACCCGCCCCGGATCGTCGCCTCTGCCGGCACGGCCCGCGACTTGAGTTAATGTTTGAAAAGCTCGTTCGCTTGCCCGATAATCTGATAAGTTCAGCAACCCGTCAGCAGACACAACTCCCACCAATGTTACTCCAGCTAAATCTAACCCTTTCGTCAGCATTTGCGTACCCAACAAAATGTCAGCTTCCCCATTAGCAAATTGCGTTAACAATCTGCGGTGGTCGCCCTTATTTCTAGTCGTATCGCTGTCAAACCGGATTGCCCGCAATTCGGGAAATAATCTCGTTAATTCCTGTTCGACTCGCTGAGTGCCGCTGCCAAAGTTTTTGAAGTAAGGAGAACTGCATTCCGGGCAGTTTTGGGGGTGTCGTTCCGTGTGGTTGCAGTAGTGACAGCGCAACACTTCTGCGGTTCCTTCGCCGACGTGGTGATAAGACAGAGAAACATCGCAGTTCGGGCATTCCATCACATAGCCGCAACTCCGACAAGACACAAAGGTACTGTGTCCTCTTCTGTGAATAAACAGGATACCTTGCTGTTGTCTGGCTTGCAATTGTTCCAGCGCGTTTTGCAGGGAAGCGCTGAAAATTGAGCGGTTTCCTTGCCGCAATTCTTGGCGCATATCGACTATTTCCACAGGCGGCATCGGGCGGGAATAAATGCGATCGGGCAATGATAAATAATGGATGTTTGGTAACGAGTAATAATCTCGGCGCGTCCCCACCAAAGTCTCTAAGGCTGGCGTTGCGGAACCTAAAATTAAGGGACAATTTTCTAATTCGGCGCGCCATTTGGCAACGGTGCGGGCGTGGTAGCAGGGGGCTGGTTGGTCTTGTTTGAAGCTGCTGTCGTGTTCTTCATCGAGGATAATTAAGCCGAGGTGAGGTAAAGGCGCAAAAATGGCCGATCGCGTGCCGATGACAATTTGCGGGGTTCCAGTCAGCATCTGACGCCATGTATCGTAACGTTCGCCGTCGGATAGGGCGCTGTGGTACACGCAAATTTGCTCGCCAAAACGGGCGCGGAATCTGTCTGTAAGTTGGGGTGTCAGGCCGATTTCGGGAACGAGTACGAGGGCGGATTTGCCGCTGGCTAAGATTGGGGCGATCGCCTGCAAATACACTTCGGTTTTCCCCGAACCTGTAACGCCGTGCAGCAGCACTTGACGGAATCCCGAAAAAGAGTTAATAAACGCTAAAGCTTCAGCTTGAAAATGAGTTAAAGTTTTGGGTGCATCTGGCAATTGAGAAATTCCGCGATCGCCCCTGAGCACTTCCCTTTGATCGATAACAACGCTACCTTTTTGTTCCAAAGCTTTGACAACCGAAGAACTCGCGCTGCAAATCCTCAGTAAATCATTCATCCACATTTCACCGCCACCCCGGCGCAAAACTTCCAATACTTCTTGTTGACGCTTGGTTAAATCTGTGACAAATGCACTAGCAATTAATGTCACTGCCGGTTTGAGTTGTGGTTTGGGAGGATGGGGAGGTTCTAAATAACTTTCTACCCAACCGCGTTTCAATAAATCTCGCAATCCCCGATAACTTCCCTTGACTTGTCGCTGGAGGTATTGCCAAGTGTAATCGCCGTTTTTTTGAGCTTGCAGCAATTGCAAAATTTGACTGGCTGCGGGATTGAGAAATGTTTCGGCATTCGGAGAAATTGCGTCTTTAATTAAGCGAATTCGGCGCACGGAACGGCTTAACAAACCGGGCGGCAGCGAGGCTCTAATTACTTGAATTAAAGGTGTGCAATAATAGGTGGCAGTGCGATCGAGTAATTCCCAGTAAGTCGGCGGGAAAAAACCCGTACTGACAACATCTTCGACATCTTTAACCCGCGCCGGATCTAAGTCGGGCGGCAGTTGAGAAATGAACCGAATTGCGATCGCCCCTACCTGTTGACTGCCAAAGGGTACACTCAAAATATCCCCCGGTTGCACGGTAAGTTCCGCAGGTAAACGATAGGTAAATAACTTATTTTCCTCCCCAGGGGAGTCCCCCGCAACCCTGAAAGGAGAGTCCACCAATACCTCGATCCACTCTGCTTGCAGGGTGGGGCGCTGTGGCGGTTCGCTGCTGCCGTAGGATGCCCCGGCCTCTGCCGCTACAGGGGTTGACAAACCAAAAGTGACAGTAGACATAGGGTTGCACATCAAACTAGGAGGAGCCGCGGTCAAAGGGAGTTTTCATTATCCCTCAGTTTAGCTCGATCGATCGATCTTAGCTGCGGGAATTGGCGATCGGAATCTCGATCGCCAATTCAGTCCCTTCTCCAATTGCGGAGATGCACTCCAACCTCCCGCCGTGTTTGTCCACAACAATCTGATAGCTAATTGACAATCCCAAACCCGTCCCGTGACCAACTGGTTTGGTGGTAAAAAACGGATCGAAAATTTTCGATTTTACAGATTCATTCATTCCGAGACCATTATCTTTGATGCTAATTCTTGCCCAATTTTCGGAAATAATAGAAGTGGTAATGGTCATCTGGATCGGGTTGGCTTCTATCTCCTCCAGTGAAGACTTTTGCTCTCGCTCCCGCAGGGCATCAACAGCATTATTAATGATGTTCATAAACACCTGATTTAATTGACCAGCATAACACTCTACCTTGGGCAAATCTCCATAATCTTTAATGAATTTTATCGCGGAATGACCGGGTTTTTCTTTAGTTAAATGCTGCAAAATTAACAAGGTGCTCTCAATGCCTTCGTGAATATTAACTGGTTTTTTTTCAGCTTCATCTACCCGCGCAAAGTTGCGTAAAGTTAGTACAATTTCGCGGATGCGCTCGGAGCCAACTTTCATTGAAGAAAGAGTTTTTAACAAATCTTCGCGCAGAAAGTCGATATCAATTTTTTCCATAAAGTCTTCAATCTCTGCATCTGTTTCGGGATACCGATCCTGGTACATTGCTAGCAATTTTAAAATGTCGCCAGCGTAGTCATTGACATAGGTAATATTGCCGTAGATGAAGTTGACGGGATTGTTGATTTCGTGGGCGATACCAGCTACCAAAATGCCCAAAGCCGACATTTTTTCGGCTTCGATCAATTTGATCTGCGTTGTTTGCTGGTTTAAGAGAGCTTTTTCTAGTGTAGAGATTCTTGCTTTTAAAAAAAATTCGTAATCTCTAAATTCCTCCGTTAGTTTTTTGAGCAAAAATTCTTTTTTTTGATTGAGGGCTTGGAATTGGCTGCGTTCGGTTTCCGAATTTTCGAGTTTTTCCCGGAGTATTCGATTTTCCTTTTCCAGCTCTTTGATTCTGTTGTCCCAGTCTGTTGGTTCCATCGGCTATTATTTTGAAACTAAAAATAGTGTCAGAACAGTTTTATTAGAAAATTTAGTTGCATCCTTTACCTAATTAGAATCTCGGTGCACATCGCCTAGCCAATTTTGTCAGAAATTTTCAACACTTCCTTTATTTTGGTAGGTCTAAAAATCTTATCTAAGATACATTCAAAATGTCAACATATTAATAACAAATCTGGTTAAAACCGATCGCTACTTTTATTTCCCGCTCTCGTATTTGCGCCGTTTTCATCGGATTGTTGATAAATAAGCAGCCCGATCGCAAACTTATAAAGGCGGGCCCAGGGCGAAAAATTGCCCGATTCAGACAACCTTTGTACAAAACCCGCCGGCGTTGCTGGCGCAAATATTAAATGTGAGTGCGATCGACCGGGGCCGACGGGAAAAGTGCGATCGCGCCCCCCGTCGATCGCCCACCAGCAATCTCAAGTAACAAGGCACTTGCGAGTTCCCAGAACGCAATCACACTATACCATTGCTGAAAAATCTCACTTTAATGTGTCGATCGTACTCACACACCCGCACCATTTTGTGTTAAGAACTACTACTTGTGACAACATCGACACAGCAATTTATATTTGGAGAGTAATTGATGTCAGGTAGCGAAGTTCGTGCAGACTTTTGGATGAGCGAGTACATTACCCCTTGGGATATTTACGTTCACGGCGTCATCGCGGTGCTTGCTTACAAAAAAACAGCCTATCAAGAAATGTACGTAGTTCAGACCGGTACTTACGGCAAAGGCTTAGTTTTAGACGGTAAGTGGCAATCTTGTACGGGCGACGAGTTTCTGTACCACGAACCCTTGGTACACCCAGCCATGATTTGTCACGGTTCCCCCAAAAAAGTCCTCGTTCTCGGCGGCGGAGAAGGAGCTACAATTAGAGAAGTGCTGCGCTGGAAAACAGTTGAAAAAGTCGTGATGATCGACATTGACGGCGAAGTAGTAGAAGCTTGTCGCGAACACCTGCCCGAAATGCACCAAAATGCCTTTGACGACCCCCGCTGCGAAGTAGTGATCGGCGATGCTTTGGACTATTTAGACAAAACTGACAATGATTGGGATATTGTCATTTCTGACTTGTCCGATCCCATTGAAGAAGGCCCATCTTTCCAGTTGTTTACCAAGGAGTATTTTGAGAAAGTTCGCAGCGTAATGTCACCTAACGGATATTTCGTAGTGCAAGCGGGCCCAGTTTCGCCGGCAGAAATGAAAATGCACGCTCGCATTGTCAATACCCTGAAATCTGTTTTCTCCAACGTTCAATCCTGCACCAGCTTTATTTCTACTTACGGAGCTCCTTGGGGTTTTGCGATAGCTTCTAATCAAGAAATAAATACGCGACCCGAACCGGCAGTTACTGACAAATTACTTGCCGAGAAAACAACTGGCGGGTTCCGGATGTTCGACGGAATTACACTGTTGGGCTTGATGCAGCTTCCCGGTCACTTGCGGCAGGTAATCGCCGCTGAAACCGAAGTTTACACTATGGCAGCACCGCCTAAGTTTTTCGGGAAAGGCTCTGTCAGTCAGTGAAGTTAAATTGAAAGAGAAAACTCGTTTGGAGTAACTGAGATGAGCAATTTAATTCGCATAGTTGCTGCAATTTTTCTTCCCCCGCTGGGTGTATTTTTGACTGTAGGCCTCGGCACTGATTTTTGGATCAACCTGGTTCTAACCTGTTTTTTCTGGTTTCCGGGTATGATCCACGCCATTTGGATAATTGCCAAGCACGATCGAGCTTAAGCTATTGCAGGGGCGGGTTTCACCAGCAATAATTGCCAAAAACCGACAATCTCAAAAACCCGCCCCCACCCAACTAATAGCCTGTATCAACCTTTATTTATAAAATACTGGAATAATGCAGATTGAGATTTACCGTTGGGTGGGGGCGGGTTTATTTAAATTATGAATTACAGTCAGAGATTGTTGGTGAACCCGCCCCTACGAGGTTTTATTGATTATTGCAACTCAATTTCTTCACAAACCAATTCAGCAATTTTTTTCGCCGCCCCCGATTCTCCTCGAACCGCACGCAAACGATCGCCCATCTGTGCTAATTTTTCAGGATGGCTCAAATAGTCGATCGCCAATTGAGCAATTACTTCCGGTTCCAGCTTCCCAATTAACTCCGGCACAATCTCCTCCTGTGCCCAAATATTCGGCCAAGCATAAAGCTTTCCCTTTCCCAATTGCCAAATTAGCCAATTAATCGCCGTAGCAAAAACTGAACCGACTAACGGCAAATTTGCCAGCAATCCCGGCAATCCGTCCCAAGCTTTCATCGCATCCAATTGCTGCGTCGGAATCAAAACAATCATCGGTACAGCTAACGAACCCAATTCGGCAGTATTAGCTCCCACAGTAGTTAAACACAGGCTGCATTCTGATAGCAAATCGTAAGCGGGTGTCTGCGTCCAAAGTTCTACTTGCAAGTTATTTGCTGTCTGCAAAAACGGCCGTTCTGTTAACTGAAGTTCGGCGCTAGCGTTCTCAAATAAATGCAGGCAAGGATTGTATTCAGGGTCGGCAAAACGTGCTAGAGTTTGCACATCTATGGTAGGAGCAACGGGAATTACAAAGCGAGTTTCAGGGCGGATGCGGTGGATGGATTGGGCGATCGACAAACATAAAGGTACACCTAAAGCTAATTTGGCAGCTTTAGAACCGGGCAACAATCCAATTAATTCTATTTTCCGTAGGGGCGGTGCTCCCGTGCCCGCCCTGCCAGATTTCCCGTTCCCTACTTCCGCGATCAAATCTCCGACAACTGTAAATTTCTTAGCATATTTTTCTGGAATTTTAGCAAAAACTTCCGGTTTCATCGCCGCAAATTTATCAATCCAGCGATACCACCGCGCGTCCCATTCAGCATAAATAACAGTGCGATATTTGAGTCTTTTGCCAATAACAACTGTAAAAAATTGGTCGCCGCCTAAAAATAAAACAACTCCTGTTTCGTGCCAATCCCAATTTTCAGCAGTTTTGCCCGACAATAAGAATGGAAAAAAATGCTCCGGTGCTTGCACTCTGTCAACTTCTGGGTAGGAAAATGCAATTTGCGCTTCTTTCCCGGTGGCGTGCGGACAGGGGGACAGCACCACAGAGATGCGGGCTTGAGTGCCCGCGTTTCCCAATTGGTCGCGCAAAGCTTGCACGGCGGGACGCACCCAAGTTGCCAATTCTCCGGGGCCGTTGGAGAGGATTAAAATATCTACTGCCATGCGATTTAAGATTTGAGAGGATGCAAGGGAGATTTTATGACAGATTTAATTAATGCCGTCAAAACGGGTGATGTTGCTGCTGTAGAAAGTGCGATCGAACAGCGTGCAGATATCAATGCCAAAGATGAGCAAGGTGAGACGGCTTTGACGACGGCGGCTGAGGCTGGCAATTCGGCGATCGTCAAAAAATTGCTGGCGGCAGGTGCGGATGTCAACAGTCACGACAATGACGGGTGGACGGCGTTAATGAGTGCCGCTGCTGCCGGACATACCGAGATTGTACAGCTTTTGCTGGAGGCGGGGGCGGATGTGAATGCTAAAACTAATTTTGGTTTGACGGCTTTGATGAGTGCTGCAGGTAGCGGGCGCACTCAAGTTGTGGAATTTTTAATCGATAAAGGAGCTGATATCAAAGCTAAGGATAATAATACTTGGACGGCGTTAATTTGGGCGTCTTCGGAAGGTCACAAAGATGCGGTTGAGGTTTTGAAGCTAGCGCGCGATCGGGCTTAATTATTCGCAGGAATTACGCATTAAGGCCAGAGAAACCGGGTTTTTCATCTAATCTGTGGACTCTAACGAAGATTTTCGTAAAAAAACCCGGTTTCTGACTACCCCATGCCTCCAGAACTACATTCAGAAACTGGGTTGATTCAAGAAACCGGGTTTATAATTAAACCCGGTTTACGATAGTCTGTGCGTAAGTCCTGTTAAAAAAATCAATCAACCCGGTTTCTAGCCAACCAAGAAAGGAAAATCATAAATGTCAGCAAGTTGAGGAAAAGTCTGTTGTTTCAAATTTAATCCAGCACCTCCCTCAAGAATTGCAATTCTATCTCCTCCTCTTGATATGACTAAATCTCCACCCACTGGAGATATTTGATAGTTACTGAATTTGCCTGATAGCTGGAGTGCATCTCCCTGACTGGGATTGAAGCCGCGAATCCGAGCCTCACCCGGGCCTAAGTACAATTCTTGAGTGCTAGGTTGACCGCCCGGTGGTGGCGAAGTATTGTCATAAGCCAAAATAAAAGTATCAGCACCTTCGCTACCAATCAAGGTATCAAATTCGTTGCTGCCGTCACTGAAATAACTGCCATCAAAATCAACTCCAATAATTGTCGTTTTTCCCTTACCAAAACCAGTCACAATATCATTCCCAGAAGTCCCGACAAAAGTTGCAGATCGATTGGTTTCAAATTGACCAACTTTTGTATACTGATCGAGACCTGAAGCAAAACTTCCTGCTTTAACCGCCGTAGCAACATCGGGATTGTTTGCTAAATATCCAGCTTCCCAAAAGTTATCCAATACAGAAACTTTATCAAAAATTAAGAGATCGCGCCCCCGATTTACGAAAAACGGCATATTCAGACCGCCCTCGACTATACCTACCGGTGCGAGAGCCCTAATCGGCCCGACACTAATCCTAAAATCTCCATTAGGAGTATTGTTCAACATATAGTTGCCTCGCGTTCCCGCTAGGCGGATCTTATCGGCTTGCGGGTCAAAGTTTTTAACCGTAGCGTAGTTGCTGTTGCTAACCCCCCCGTAGAATTGACCCCCATTCACATCGGAAAAATCCCCAACACCGAGCACGAAAGTATCAGTACCGTTACCGCCAATTAGGGTGTCGTTTACGGGTGAGGGAAAATCGGAAGGTTTTTCATAAACTCGATCGCCCGCTGCATTTAAAGATACTTGAATCCCAATGATTTCAACATTTCCCACACCAAATCCCGTTACAATGTCAGTGCCTTTAGTACCGACAAATGTAGCAGATCGCGCTGGCTCAAATTGTCCAAATTTTCGGTAGTGTTCCCCACCTGTTTTGAAAACTCCAGCCTTGACTGCTGCTGCTACATCGGGGTTTTTCAGCAAGTATTCGGGTTCAAAAAAGGTGTTCGCATAAAGACCTTCTTTGGCTCCGAATTTGATAAAGTGTTCCAAACCGGATTTAAAAGTTCCGTTTTGTACAAACGGCACAAGTACCGGGTATCGTTTTAAATAAAATGCTTCGTCGTAGTCAGGCGATACTTGGGTGCGGCCTTCTTCGTAGCCAAACTGGATAAAGTGGTCTAAACCAGAGGCAAAAGGCGCGTTGGGATTGTTGGCGCTACGAACCAGGGGAGCAATATCTGGATTTTGAGATAGATAGGTTTCTTCATCAAAATACCGCGATACTTGGGTGAGACCGGCGGCTTGACCAAAATTTTCAAAGTGTTCTCTCCCAGATTTTATAATTCCTGCATCAATAGCCGGTTGCAGCCAAGGATATTGAGCAAGGTAGTATTTTTCGTCAAAAATTGCGTAACTAGCCATGTTTTCCTACAGGGGCATTAATGAGCTGTTTATGCAAGTTATCACTCATCAGGAACTGACACAATACCCGATCGGGTGATTGTTTCCAAGTGTCAGTCAAATCTCACTTAAACTCTATAAAGATGTCGTAATTCATCGTTGTTTATTTGAGAACGTAAAGTGCGATCGCACATTTTTTGAATGTGCGATCGCACTTTCCAGCAGCAATCAGCCAAATCCCCAATAGCTTCGAGATTTCTACCCAAGTGCAAATCTAGTAACTCTAGATTCTGGTAATAAATTCAACTTGAGATTTCCGCCACCTTCAATAACAGCGATCGTGTCAAACGGAGCCGTTCCGGGAACAGCGAGGAGTGAAGCTTTGTATTGGATAGCTAAATCTCGATTGTTGTTGATGGGCAATATCAAGTATTGATCTGAGAAAGGTAAAAACGCATCTCCTAGCAGGATGCTATCCTGACCTTTTGTAAAGTTCCGAATTGTCGCAAAACCCGGCCCAATATAGAATATTTTGGTTCCGGGCGGAGAACTTTTACCGCCTTCTATAAGGTCACCGAGTACGAATATATCGCGGCCGCTACCGCCAGTGAGAGTATCGAATTCATTGCTACCGTCACCTTCATACACTCGGCCCTCGCCAAAGCCATTACCTGTACGTAAACCTACTTCAACTCCAATTAATTCGCTATTCCCCACCCCAGCACCGGTAATGATGTCATTCCCGGAACTTCCGATAAAAGTCGCAGAGCGGCTTGGATCGTTTTTGCCGAAATTGAAGTAGTGTTCCCGACCTGTTTTCAATGCTCCCGATTCGACAAAAGGCCGAACATCGGGATTTTTTTGTAAGTATTCTGTTTCAAAAAATGAAGTCCCAAACTGACCGTCCTTGAGACCGAATTGAATGAAATGCTGGTAGCCGTTTTTAAAAGTTCCATTCTGAATAAACGGCTGTAACTGTCGGTTATTTGCGAGATAAAATGCTTCGTCATACTCAGGCGATACGCGACTTCGACCTTCTTCGTAACCGTATTGAATAAAGTGATCTAGGCCCGTCGCAAAAGGTGCATTTGGGTTGTTGGGGGTGCGGACTAAGGCAGCGATGTCTGGGTTGCCAGCGAGGTAAGTAGCTTCGTCAAAATACCGCGATACTTTGGTTAAGCCGCCTGCTTCACCAAATTTTTGAAAGTGTTCTAGTCCCGATTTGATAACTCCTGCATCAATGGCTGGTTTCACCCAAGGATATTGAGAAAGGTAGTATTTTTCGTCAAAAATTGCGTAACTAGCCATTTTTTTGCGGCGACCTTTAATGAGCTGTTTATGCAATTTATCACTCATCAGGAACTGACACAATACCCGATCGGGTGATTTTTTCCAAGTCTCAGTCAAATCTCACTTAAGCTCTATAAAGATGTCGTAATTCATCGTTGTTTATTTGAGAACGTAAAGTGCGATCGCGAAATGCGAGTTGTTGGCAGAGGAAAGTGCGATCGCACTCCCCAGCATCCCAAAGAAAATTCTGAATACCTTCGCGATTTCTATCCAAGGGAAGAAGATGATAAAAAACCATCTTGTGGCAAGATATTCAAACTGAGCTTTCCGCCACCTTCAATAACAGCAATTGTGTCAAAGCGACTGGTTGTGGAAATACCATTTGCAAAGATCGGGAAGCCGTTCGTTTGGATAGCTAAATCTTGATTATTGTTGATGGGAAATATCAATAATTGTTCTAAGGAAATCTTTGGAAGCTGGATGCTATCCTGACCTTGGGTAAAGTTCCGAATTGTAGCAAAACCCGGCCCGATGTAGAACGGGAACGTTTGAGGCGTCGGTCTACTACCCCCTATACCTCGAACTGTACCGGCCAACATGAATCTATCGCGACCGCTACCGCCAATCAGAGTATCGAATTCATCGCTGCCACCACCTCCATACGGCCAGGTTATGTTATTGCTTAAATCTAATTGAACTCCAAATAGCTGAACATTTCCCACTCCGAAACCTGTGACGATATCATTGCCGGAAGTTCCCATAAAAGCTGCTGTGCGATCTGGTTCAAATTGCCCAAATTCTCGGTAGTGTTCTCCGCCTGTTTTAAAAAATCCCGCCCTGACTGCTGCTGCTACATCACTGTGGCTCCCCAAGTATGTTTGTTCAGAAAAGGTGTTCGCATAAAGACCTTCTTTGACTCCGAAGTTGACAAAGTGTTGAAACCCTGATTTAAAAGTTCCGTTCTCTACAAACTGAGCCAGTATCGGGTATCGTTTTAAATAAAATTCTTCGTCATAGTCAGGCGATACGCGAGTGCGACCCTCTTCGTAACCGTATTGGATAAAGTGATCTAAGCCTGTAGCAAAAGGCGCGTTTGGGTTGTTGGGGGTGCGGACAAAGGGTTTAAGGTCTGGATTTCCCTCAAGGTAAGTATCTTCGTCAAAATACCGCGATATTTTTGTGAGGCCGGCGGCTTGACCGAATTTTTCAAAGTGTTCTCTTCCAGATTGGATGATTCCTGCATCAATCGCTGGTTTCAGCCACGGATATTGCGAAAGGTAGTATTGTTCGTCGAAGATATCGTAATTCATAGTTTGCTGTTTAAAGAATGTAAAGTGCGATCGTACTTTTTTAGGAATGAGAATTAAATAAAATCCACTTTTCCTGTTTGCTGTGGGATGGGCCGATTCCGCCCGCCCAGAAAGGACGGGCGGAATCGGCCCATCCCACAAGAAGAAAGGGAAATTATTTAATTGACGATCCTTATAGAACCATCGCCCACCACCAATAAAAAATCATTAATCATCAGCATTAGCTAATGACTAATGACTGATGACTAATGACCAATGACTAATGACCAATGACCAATGACTAATGACCAATGACCAATGACTAACCAATCAAGAAAGTACCGTTACCGTTAGATTCTTGGAAAGTCAAACCCAAGCTTGCTCCTCCTTCAATCACGCCGAGCACGTCTCCAAAACGCTGGATTGACAAATTGTTGCCAACCGGAGTCAGGCTGTAGCCGTCGCTTAAAGAATTTCCTTGCAGTTGGATAAAATCTCTTTCTATGTCGAAGTTGCGAATGGTAGCTTGACCGTTACCCAAATACAGCGGTGTCGGGATGACATTCCCCGCTGTAGCAGGAACTCCGAGTACGAATGTATCAGCTCCCGGACTGCCAATCAGGACATCGAACTCATTGGTGCCAAAGCTTTCATACTGTCGGTTGCCGTTGCGATCGATACCTACTTCCACTCCAATCAGTTCGGTATTCCCCACACCAACACCAGTGAGAATATCGTTGCTTCGGCTACCAACAAAAGTTGCGTCGCGGCTTGGCTCGTTTTTGCCGAAATTGAAGTAGTGTTCCCGGCCGGTTCTCAAGGCTCCCGAGTTGACAAACGGCACGATGTCGGGGTTTTTCTTTAAGTATTCCGGTTCAAAAAATGAAGTCCCAAACCGACCTTCTTTGGCCCCGAATTGAATGAAATGCTGGTATCCTGATTTGAAAGGTGCATTGGGGCCTACAAACGGTACCAGATCTGAGTTATTTTTTAAATAAAAATCTTCGCTGTACTCAGGGGATACTTGAGCGCGGCGCTGTCCTTCATCGTAACCGAACTGGATAAAGTGATCGAGACCGGTCGCAAAAGGTGCGTTTGGGTTGACTGTGCGGACGAAGGGTGCGAGATCTGGGTTGGCCGCAAGGTAAGTATTTTCGTCAAAATACCGCGATACTTTGGTTAGACCGGCAGCTTGACCGTATTTTTCAAAGTGTTCTCTCCCGGATTTGATGACTCCGGCATCAATGGCTGGTTTGATCCAAGGATATGAGGCGAGGTAGTATTGTTCGTCAAAAATTGCGTAGTTAGCCATGTTTTCCCCTAATGTTTTGATG of Oscillatoria nigro-viridis PCC 7112 contains these proteins:
- a CDS encoding ankyrin repeat domain-containing protein, with the protein product MTDLINAVKTGDVAAVESAIEQRADINAKDEQGETALTTAAEAGNSAIVKKLLAAGADVNSHDNDGWTALMSAAAAGHTEIVQLLLEAGADVNAKTNFGLTALMSAAGSGRTQVVEFLIDKGADIKAKDNNTWTALIWASSEGHKDAVEVLKLARDRA
- a CDS encoding fused MFS/spermidine synthase, which codes for MSGSEVRADFWMSEYITPWDIYVHGVIAVLAYKKTAYQEMYVVQTGTYGKGLVLDGKWQSCTGDEFLYHEPLVHPAMICHGSPKKVLVLGGGEGATIREVLRWKTVEKVVMIDIDGEVVEACREHLPEMHQNAFDDPRCEVVIGDALDYLDKTDNDWDIVISDLSDPIEEGPSFQLFTKEYFEKVRSVMSPNGYFVVQAGPVSPAEMKMHARIVNTLKSVFSNVQSCTSFISTYGAPWGFAIASNQEINTRPEPAVTDKLLAEKTTGGFRMFDGITLLGLMQLPGHLRQVIAAETEVYTMAAPPKFFGKGSVSQ
- a CDS encoding sensor histidine kinase — protein: MEPTDWDNRIKELEKENRILREKLENSETERSQFQALNQKKEFLLKKLTEEFRDYEFFLKARISTLEKALLNQQTTQIKLIEAEKMSALGILVAGIAHEINNPVNFIYGNITYVNDYAGDILKLLAMYQDRYPETDAEIEDFMEKIDIDFLREDLLKTLSSMKVGSERIREIVLTLRNFARVDEAEKKPVNIHEGIESTLLILQHLTKEKPGHSAIKFIKDYGDLPKVECYAGQLNQVFMNIINNAVDALREREQKSSLEEIEANPIQMTITTSIISENWARISIKDNGLGMNESVKSKIFDPFFTTKPVGHGTGLGLSISYQIVVDKHGGRLECISAIGEGTELAIEIPIANSRS
- a CDS encoding YqaE/Pmp3 family membrane protein; the encoded protein is MSNLIRIVAAIFLPPLGVFLTVGLGTDFWINLVLTCFFWFPGMIHAIWIIAKHDRA
- the priA gene encoding primosomal protein N'; this encodes MSTVTFGLSTPVAAEAGASYGSSEPPQRPTLQAEWIEVLVDSPFRVAGDSPGEENKLFTYRLPAELTVQPGDILSVPFGSQQVGAIAIRFISQLPPDLDPARVKDVEDVVSTGFFPPTYWELLDRTATYYCTPLIQVIRASLPPGLLSRSVRRIRLIKDAISPNAETFLNPAASQILQLLQAQKNGDYTWQYLQRQVKGSYRGLRDLLKRGWVESYLEPPHPPKPQLKPAVTLIASAFVTDLTKRQQEVLEVLRRGGGEMWMNDLLRICSASSSVVKALEQKGSVVIDQREVLRGDRGISQLPDAPKTLTHFQAEALAFINSFSGFRQVLLHGVTGSGKTEVYLQAIAPILASGKSALVLVPEIGLTPQLTDRFRARFGEQICVYHSALSDGERYDTWRQMLTGTPQIVIGTRSAIFAPLPHLGLIILDEEHDSSFKQDQPAPCYHARTVAKWRAELENCPLILGSATPALETLVGTRRDYYSLPNIHYLSLPDRIYSRPMPPVEIVDMRQELRQGNRSIFSASLQNALEQLQARQQQGILFIHRRGHSTFVSCRSCGYVMECPNCDVSLSYHHVGEGTAEVLRCHYCNHTERHPQNCPECSSPYFKNFGSGTQRVEQELTRLFPELRAIRFDSDTTRNKGDHRRLLTQFANGEADILLGTQMLTKGLDLAGVTLVGVVSADGLLNLSDYRASERAFQTLTQVAGRAGRGDDPGRVIIQTYTPEHRVIQAVRRHEYAGFVETELAERSALNYPPSGRLILLRLSSVDAAEVAVTAVQLASVCHEYIERLSLPGCELLGPAPAAIMRVANRYRWQILLKLPLDESVDLSDLIGLRDRTPRSVSLTIDVDPLNFG